From Ruminococcus sp. HUN007, a single genomic window includes:
- the rpsO gene encoding 30S ribosomal protein S15: protein MLLKEEKTAVIEANRTHEKDTGSPEVQIAILTKRINDLNEHLKVHKKDHHSRRGLLKMVGHRRNLLNYLQKKDVERYRAVISKLGLRK from the coding sequence ATGTTACTTAAAGAAGAAAAGACAGCTGTTATCGAAGCTAACAGAACTCACGAAAAGGATACCGGTTCACCGGAAGTTCAGATCGCAATCCTTACAAAGAGAATCAATGATCTTAACGAACACCTTAAGGTTCACAAGAAGGACCACCACTCAAGAAGAGGTCTTCTCAAGATGGTAGGTCACAGACGTAACCTTCTCAACTACCTTCAGAAGAAGGACGTTGAAAGATACCGTGCTGTTATCAGCAAGCTCGGATTACGTAAGTAA
- a CDS encoding peptide ABC transporter substrate-binding protein has protein sequence MKKRSLRMIAAVLASAVIMSGCSKSLPPPNDDDNNDQTDLNVYDMIYFGEVSTLNYLETDTEVDYALCSNLVDSLVDYDKYGKPVKGLAEDWSSNEDMTEWTFKIRKGVKWVDCDGREVAEVKADDWVAAAQYVNDAAREAGNQYIYDTGGVVHNAQKYYDYTEYMIVSDGGKRKVDENGEKIEPVSEVKPEDIGVEAVDDYTLVYKLDQPCPFFLSCLSYSAYMPVNREFLNKCGDLFGRSKENILYNGAFRLSEFIPQEKRVLVKNETYWDKDNVHIDVINATFKKDVNEVGFDEFLSGEVDMVPVSVAAMDKWQSNPEAASQVHSMRPDIAYSYFYGFNFKPEFASKYEPENWAKAVVNEDFRKSIMYSLDRRSLAEVYEPYNPDILLQKTITPATFVSANGKDYTDFEPFSNIMTRDPYDRNQAVICRNNARTALEAEGVKFPVKVLLPYNPSLINWVDECGLVKQQLEETLGSDYVEVIIERGPDTGFLSAVRRSGNYALLLCNYGADFADPATYAEPFTEGNTYSFWDQCEDENIRALYKQYSELVDKAIKTFNDDEKRYELFAQAEALLIDHAIVCPSRVSNGDGYFADRLSQFDGQFAPYGVARSRYKGMVIHEKSMSMDEFNIAYEKWENERLQNTK, from the coding sequence ATGAAGAAAAGATCTTTACGCATGATTGCAGCAGTTCTCGCTTCTGCGGTTATAATGAGCGGATGCTCAAAATCACTTCCGCCTCCGAATGATGATGACAATAATGATCAGACTGATCTGAATGTGTATGACATGATCTATTTCGGCGAGGTCTCCACACTTAATTATCTGGAAACTGATACTGAAGTTGACTATGCGCTCTGTTCAAATCTGGTTGACAGCCTTGTCGATTACGACAAATACGGAAAGCCTGTAAAGGGACTTGCTGAAGACTGGTCTTCGAACGAGGACATGACAGAATGGACCTTTAAGATCCGTAAAGGCGTTAAGTGGGTGGACTGTGACGGCAGGGAAGTTGCTGAAGTCAAGGCGGATGACTGGGTGGCTGCAGCGCAGTATGTAAACGACGCTGCCAGGGAAGCCGGAAATCAGTATATTTATGATACCGGCGGCGTGGTCCATAATGCACAGAAATACTATGACTATACTGAGTACATGATCGTTTCTGACGGCGGAAAGCGCAAGGTCGATGAAAACGGTGAAAAGATAGAACCGGTTTCTGAGGTCAAACCTGAAGATATCGGCGTTGAAGCTGTCGATGACTACACACTGGTATACAAACTTGACCAGCCTTGTCCGTTCTTCCTGAGCTGCCTGTCCTATTCCGCGTACATGCCGGTAAACAGGGAGTTCCTTAACAAATGCGGCGATCTGTTCGGACGAAGCAAGGAAAACATACTTTACAACGGTGCTTTCCGTCTTTCTGAATTTATTCCGCAGGAAAAACGTGTTCTTGTAAAAAATGAAACTTACTGGGACAAGGACAACGTACATATTGATGTAATAAATGCCACGTTCAAAAAAGACGTGAACGAAGTGGGCTTTGACGAATTCCTTTCCGGTGAGGTTGATATGGTACCGGTAAGCGTGGCTGCCATGGACAAGTGGCAGAGCAATCCGGAAGCTGCATCGCAGGTACACAGTATGCGTCCTGACATAGCTTACAGTTATTTCTACGGATTTAATTTCAAACCGGAGTTTGCATCCAAGTATGAGCCGGAAAACTGGGCAAAGGCCGTAGTAAATGAAGATTTCAGAAAGTCGATAATGTATTCGCTTGACCGAAGGTCGCTTGCTGAGGTGTACGAGCCGTACAATCCTGATATTCTTCTTCAGAAGACCATCACACCGGCGACATTTGTTTCGGCAAACGGAAAGGACTATACCGACTTCGAACCTTTCAGCAATATAATGACGCGCGATCCTTATGACAGGAACCAGGCTGTGATCTGCAGAAACAATGCGCGTACCGCACTTGAAGCCGAGGGAGTAAAATTCCCGGTAAAGGTGCTTCTGCCGTATAATCCGTCGCTCATCAACTGGGTCGATGAATGCGGACTTGTCAAACAGCAGCTTGAGGAGACTCTCGGCAGTGACTACGTTGAAGTAATAATCGAACGCGGTCCGGATACAGGATTCCTGTCTGCTGTAAGAAGAAGCGGAAACTACGCTCTCCTGTTATGTAATTACGGTGCCGATTTTGCCGATCCTGCAACATATGCGGAACCGTTCACTGAAGGAAACACATACAGTTTCTGGGACCAGTGTGAGGATGAAAATATCCGTGCTCTCTACAAGCAGTATTCGGAACTTGTCGACAAGGCAATAAAAACCTTTAATGATGACGAAAAAAGATACGAGCTTTTTGCACAGGCAGAAGCGCTTCTGATCGATCACGCCATCGTTTGTCCGAGCCGTGTAAGCAACGGTGACGGATATTTCGCTGACCGTTTAAGCCAGTTCGACGGCCAGTTCGCTCCTTACGGCGTTGCAAGATCACGCTATAAGGGAATGGTCATCCACGAAAAATCAATGAGCATGGACGAGTTCAACATAGCCTACGAAAAGTGGGAGAACGAACGCCTTCAGAATACGAAATAA
- a CDS encoding diguanylate cyclase: MAEKKNKDKDKKHKEKRSLKSILLPRQFSYLIGTATVLASLLVLSLWFAYWMYSVTQRSCYDDLKLETRDAVSALESNLRNDRRMLRVIAGLIKDSEDMESLDLNGYLSNYDINSQVTQIYMLLPGDELISSKGRRNNIDKELDFEKQVNLKDHISAVKPEQSTSGNSKIRNFVQIRPDGYCIGFLFSEGSSSGVAQAWLPSVYDDKGYLYVVDRKTGEVIIDTSPSPIDNINDIAFRQVDSAYTRDATLERILAGKSGYSVFSSRAVSETLYMRYDPIGIEDWEMVVVVPESAAFSAVAPVRTRLYMLIAAILVILLLYTAWLVHEFRASISFAEEKANTDVLTGLHNRNSYENYIGKTDALKEKLTCIYIDANGLHELNNSKGHFAGDQMLRFIADTLKVQFGGENIFRIGGDEFVVFQSGKTDDELERSLEGFNDALARNDYHAALGIGKCEEGQNMDQLIRNAETKMYEAKRVYYKQIGKDMRV; this comes from the coding sequence ATGGCAGAAAAAAAGAATAAAGATAAAGACAAAAAACATAAAGAAAAAAGAAGCCTGAAAAGCATTCTTCTGCCAAGACAGTTCAGCTATCTTATTGGAACCGCGACAGTACTGGCGAGTCTGCTTGTTCTTTCGCTCTGGTTTGCTTACTGGATGTACAGTGTAACACAGCGTTCCTGCTACGATGATCTTAAGCTTGAAACCAGGGATGCTGTTTCAGCTCTTGAATCAAATCTCAGGAATGACCGCAGAATGCTGCGTGTTATCGCAGGCCTGATAAAAGATTCGGAAGACATGGAATCACTTGATCTTAACGGATATCTCTCCAATTATGATATAAACAGTCAGGTAACTCAGATCTACATGCTCCTTCCGGGCGATGAGCTTATATCATCAAAAGGCCGGCGAAACAACATTGACAAGGAACTTGACTTTGAAAAGCAGGTAAATCTAAAGGACCATATAAGCGCGGTAAAACCTGAGCAGAGTACTTCCGGAAACTCGAAAATACGTAATTTTGTTCAGATACGCCCGGACGGATACTGCATTGGTTTTCTCTTCAGTGAGGGAAGTTCATCAGGTGTGGCACAGGCATGGCTTCCGTCCGTTTATGACGATAAAGGATACCTTTACGTTGTAGACAGGAAGACAGGGGAGGTTATCATTGATACTTCGCCTTCTCCGATCGACAATATAAATGACATTGCGTTCAGGCAGGTTGACTCAGCTTATACAAGGGACGCAACACTTGAAAGGATCCTTGCCGGCAAGTCGGGATATTCTGTTTTTTCATCAAGAGCGGTAAGTGAAACACTTTACATGCGATACGATCCGATCGGCATCGAGGACTGGGAAATGGTCGTTGTCGTTCCGGAAAGCGCTGCGTTTTCGGCGGTTGCACCGGTACGAACCAGACTTTATATGCTGATCGCGGCTATTCTTGTTATACTTCTTTTATATACAGCGTGGCTGGTTCACGAATTCAGGGCATCCATTTCGTTTGCGGAAGAAAAGGCGAATACCGATGTGCTTACCGGACTTCACAACCGTAACAGCTACGAAAACTACATCGGCAAAACTGATGCTTTAAAGGAAAAGCTTACCTGTATCTATATCGATGCAAACGGACTTCACGAGCTCAACAACAGCAAGGGACATTTTGCCGGTGATCAGATGCTCAGATTTATAGCCGATACGCTTAAGGTGCAGTTCGGCGGTGAAAATATATTCCGCATAGGCGGCGACGAATTTGTTGTTTTCCAGTCCGGAAAGACAGATGATGAACTGGAAAGAAGCCTTGAAGGATTCAACGATGCCCTTGCCAGAAATGACTATCATGCAGCTCTGGGCATAGGAAAATGTGAAGAAGGACAGAACATGGATCAGCTTATAAGAAATGCTGAAACAAAGATGTATGAAGCAAAGCGTGTCTACTACAAGCAGATAGGCAAAGACATGAGGGTTTAG